The Candidatus Koribacter versatilis Ellin345 genome has a segment encoding these proteins:
- a CDS encoding circularly permuted type 2 ATP-grasp protein — MFENASGVREHYKPLFDLLMSLPAEEVRRRKHSADVSFLHQGITFTVYGRSEGTEKIFPYDLLPRIVTSAEWARIEQGLAQRITALNLFLKDIYNDGKILADGVVPREVVYSCKQFRRQMRGLQVPRDVYVTVVGSDLIRLPNGEFVVLEDNLRVPSGVSYMLTNRRVMKRIFPHLFRRYSVRPIENYTQVLLSTLRSLAPGNRGEPTIVLLTPGVYNSAYFEHAFLARQMGIELVEGRDLLTHDNKVYMRTTTGLRRVDVIYRRVDDEYLDPLAFRPDSALGVAGLFNAYRAGNVTLANAVGTGVADDKALYAYVPKIIKYYLDADPILNNVETYLLTEEKQRQHVLDNLDKLVVKAVGESGGYGMLIGPASTAEERAEFRARILADPRNYIAQPTLGLSRAPCLTEEGLQPRHVDLRPYILYGEKITIVPGGLTRVALRKGSLVVNSSQGGGSKDTWVLNS; from the coding sequence ATGTTTGAAAACGCCAGCGGTGTTCGCGAGCACTACAAGCCTCTTTTCGATCTGCTGATGTCGCTGCCTGCGGAAGAGGTCCGCAGGCGAAAGCACTCGGCGGATGTCTCGTTTCTGCACCAGGGAATAACTTTCACCGTTTACGGCCGCAGCGAGGGGACCGAAAAGATCTTTCCGTACGATTTGTTGCCGCGGATTGTAACGAGCGCGGAGTGGGCGCGCATTGAACAGGGGCTTGCGCAGCGCATCACGGCACTGAATCTCTTCCTGAAGGACATTTACAACGACGGGAAAATTCTCGCGGATGGGGTCGTGCCGCGTGAGGTGGTTTACAGCTGCAAACAGTTCCGGCGGCAGATGCGCGGATTGCAGGTTCCTCGTGACGTGTATGTCACCGTCGTTGGGTCCGACCTGATTCGTCTTCCGAATGGCGAATTCGTGGTTCTTGAAGACAATTTGCGGGTGCCGAGCGGCGTGTCGTACATGCTGACAAACCGTCGCGTGATGAAGCGCATCTTTCCGCATTTGTTCCGGCGGTATTCAGTACGGCCGATTGAAAACTACACCCAGGTTCTGCTCAGCACTCTGCGATCGCTCGCGCCCGGGAATCGCGGCGAGCCAACCATCGTGTTGCTCACGCCGGGGGTGTACAACTCGGCATATTTCGAGCATGCCTTCCTCGCGCGCCAGATGGGGATTGAGTTGGTGGAAGGGCGCGACCTGCTGACGCACGACAACAAGGTGTACATGCGGACGACGACGGGGCTTCGCCGCGTGGACGTTATCTATCGCCGGGTGGATGACGAGTATCTGGATCCGCTGGCGTTCCGCCCGGACTCAGCGCTGGGCGTTGCTGGATTGTTCAATGCGTACCGTGCGGGAAATGTGACGCTGGCGAACGCGGTGGGGACGGGCGTCGCCGACGATAAGGCGTTGTATGCGTATGTGCCGAAGATCATCAAGTACTACCTGGACGCCGATCCGATCCTCAACAACGTAGAAACGTATTTGCTTACTGAAGAAAAGCAGCGGCAGCATGTGCTCGACAATCTCGACAAGCTGGTTGTGAAGGCGGTGGGCGAGTCGGGCGGATACGGCATGTTAATCGGCCCGGCGAGTACCGCGGAAGAGCGGGCGGAGTTTCGCGCGCGCATTCTTGCCGATCCGCGGAATTACATCGCGCAGCCGACACTGGGTTTGTCGCGCGCGCCGTGCCTCACGGAAGAAGGCTTGCAGCCGCGGCATGTGGACCTGCGACCTTATATTTTGTACGGTGAAAAGATAAC
- a CDS encoding carboxypeptidase-like regulatory domain-containing protein, translating into MTRKLGWLLLVIAWSAMASASGHSGQVSGFVRNAQGVAQMGAAVEMSKLGSEDIFRAFTDTKGYFALPALAPGKYTVKVTAPSFLPSVTQNLALQSGARLVMNITLNTLFEAVTLLPERKKPSDDQDDWKWTLRSMANRPILRVVDGTPSLVSEAKTNDSSHGTVSFIAGPQSAGFGSSGDYGTSFNWEESMFSGGTFSFAGNVAGGEGGDPGGVVRAAYRHEMADGTSPEVSLVARRVTSPNFGFHSQTLQSIEATAANTTRLMQSLEVNYGAALQEIQFAGKETAFRPFASVAWHFTPNTVIEYRYATTVPNMRDLKGYDTAPADFSESDPRVTLLNGHGEVESASHHELAVSQRYGKNSIQVAIYADHITNTELLGLGNVSAMEGNALPDVFGGTFSYNGGTFSANGMRIVFERKLPHDVTATLDYAFGGVLDLDGENIAWSEVRNMLEEHRTHAITAKVTGTVPGSRTRWIASYRWMNGTAITPVDLFNTSPGQSDPFLNVFVRQPLPHSHLIPGKMEAVVDMRNLLAQGYIPVISPDGGTVYLVQSARSVRGGVSFTF; encoded by the coding sequence ATGACCCGTAAGCTCGGCTGGTTGCTTCTCGTGATCGCGTGGTCGGCCATGGCGTCGGCTAGCGGGCATTCAGGGCAGGTGTCGGGCTTCGTGCGCAATGCCCAGGGCGTTGCGCAGATGGGTGCTGCGGTCGAGATGTCAAAGCTCGGGTCGGAAGATATCTTCCGCGCCTTTACGGACACGAAGGGCTATTTCGCCTTGCCCGCGCTTGCTCCCGGAAAATACACGGTCAAGGTCACCGCACCCTCATTCCTACCCAGCGTTACGCAGAACCTCGCGCTGCAATCCGGCGCGCGGTTGGTGATGAACATCACCTTGAACACATTGTTCGAGGCGGTAACCCTGCTTCCAGAACGCAAGAAGCCGAGTGACGATCAGGACGACTGGAAGTGGACGCTACGCTCGATGGCGAACCGTCCGATCCTGCGCGTGGTAGATGGCACACCGTCGTTGGTAAGCGAAGCCAAGACGAATGATTCCAGCCACGGCACGGTTTCGTTTATCGCAGGGCCGCAATCGGCGGGATTCGGATCCAGCGGCGACTACGGTACGTCGTTCAACTGGGAAGAGTCGATGTTCTCCGGTGGCACGTTCTCGTTCGCGGGCAACGTGGCCGGTGGCGAGGGCGGAGATCCGGGCGGAGTAGTTCGAGCCGCTTACCGGCACGAGATGGCGGATGGCACCAGTCCGGAAGTTTCGCTGGTAGCACGCCGGGTTACGAGCCCCAATTTTGGCTTCCACTCACAGACGTTGCAATCGATTGAAGCGACGGCCGCGAACACGACACGCCTGATGCAGTCGCTGGAAGTGAATTACGGCGCGGCGTTGCAGGAGATCCAGTTCGCGGGCAAGGAAACAGCATTCCGTCCATTTGCCAGCGTGGCGTGGCACTTCACGCCGAACACCGTCATTGAATATCGCTACGCGACGACCGTGCCGAACATGCGCGATCTTAAGGGCTACGATACGGCCCCGGCGGATTTCAGCGAGTCCGATCCGCGCGTCACGCTGCTGAACGGGCACGGCGAGGTGGAGAGCGCGTCGCACCACGAGCTAGCGGTCTCACAGCGCTACGGCAAGAACAGCATCCAGGTCGCGATCTATGCCGACCACATTACGAACACTGAACTGCTTGGCCTGGGAAATGTTTCGGCCATGGAAGGCAATGCATTGCCGGACGTATTCGGCGGAACGTTCAGCTACAACGGTGGGACGTTCTCGGCAAACGGCATGCGCATTGTGTTTGAGCGGAAGCTGCCGCACGATGTGACAGCGACGCTCGACTACGCCTTCGGAGGCGTGCTCGATCTCGATGGGGAGAACATTGCGTGGAGCGAAGTCCGCAACATGCTGGAGGAACATCGGACCCATGCGATCACCGCGAAGGTGACAGGGACGGTGCCGGGGTCGCGTACCCGTTGGATCGCTTCGTATCGCTGGATGAACGGCACCGCGATCACGCCGGTGGATTTGTTTAACACCTCGCCGGGCCAATCGGACCCGTTCCTCAACGTATTCGTACGGCAACCACTGCCGCACAGTCACCTGATCCCGGGAAAGATGGAAGCCGTGGTGGACATGCGTAATCTGCTGGCGCAGGGTTACATTCCCGTTATCAGCCCGGATGGCGGGACGGTGTACCTGGTGCAGTCGGCGCGGTCGGTCCGCGGCGGCGTTTCGTTTACGTTCTAA